A window of the Microtus pennsylvanicus isolate mMicPen1 chromosome 4, mMicPen1.hap1, whole genome shotgun sequence genome harbors these coding sequences:
- the C4H7orf25 gene encoding UPF0415 protein C7orf25 homolog produces the protein MSSHSMLSERIAIAKELIKRAESLSRSRKGGIEGGAKLCSKLKAELKFLQKIEAGKVAIKESHLQSTNLTHLKAIVESAENLEEVVSVLRVFGYTDTLGEKQTLVVDVVANGGHTWVKAIGRKAEALHNIWLGRGQYGDKSIIEQAEDFLQASRQQPVQYSNPHIVFAFYNSVSSPMAEKLRDMGISVRGDIVAVNSLLSHPEEQQLSESEPDDEDEELLQVTRVDRDNVLARVAFPTEIKVDVCRRVNLDITTLITYVSAMSYGGCHFVFKEKVLTEQAEQERKEQVLPQLEAFMKDKELFACESAVKDFQSILDTLGGPGERERAAMLIKRVTVVPDQPSERALRLVASSKINSRSLTIFGTGDTLKAITMTANSGFVRAANNQGVKFSVFIHQPRALTESKEAFAVPVPKDFRSDSAR, from the coding sequence ATGTCTTCACACTCCATGCTCTCTGAAAGAATTGCCATAGCCAAGGAACTGATCAAGAGAGCAGAATCCCTTTCTAGATCAAGAAAAGGTGGCATAGAAGGGGGCGCAAAGCTGTGTAGCAAACTGAAGGCCGAGCTGAAATTCTTACAGAAAATAGAGGCTGGGAAGGTAGCTATTAAAGAATCCCACTTACAGAGCACAAACCTAACACACTTGAAAGCCATCGTGGAATCGGCAGAAAACCTGGAAGAAGTTGTCAGCGTTCTCCGTGTGTTTGGCTACACAGACACCTTGGGAGAGAAGCAGACTCTTGTGGTGGATGTCGTAGCGAATGGCGGTCACACGTGGGTCAAAGCTATTGGCCGGAAGGCCGAAGCGCTGCATAACATCTGGCTGGGCAGGGGCCAGTATGGCGACAAAAGCATCATTGAGCAGGCCGAAGACTTCCTGCAGGCCAGCCGCCAGCAGCCGGTGCAGTATAGCAACCCTCACATCGTGTTTGCGTTTTACAATAGTGTCTCTAGTCCCATGGCAGAGAAGCTGAGAGATATGGGCATCTCTGTCAGAGGGGACATCGTCGCAGTCAACTCTCTGCTAAGCCACCCTGAAGAGCAGCAGCTGAGCGAGAGCGAGCCCGACGATGAGGACGAAGAACTTCTGCAGGTGACGAGAGTGGACCGAGACAACGTCCTGGCGCGCGTTGCATTTCCCACGGAGATCAAGGTGGACGTGTGCAGAAGAGTCAACCTGGACATCACTACTTTAATCACGTATGTATCTGCCATGAGCTATGGAGGCTGCCACTTCGTCTTCAAAGAGAAAGTACTCACAGAGCAAGCCgagcaggagaggaaggagcaggtCTTGCCTCAACTGGAAGCGTTTATGAAGGACAAGGAGCTGTTTGCCTGTGAATCTGCTGTCAAGGATTTTCAGTCTATTCTAGACACCTTAGGGggcccaggagagagagagagggccgCTATGCTAATAAAGCGAGTCACCGTGGTCCCAGACCAGCCTTCTGAGCGCGCCTTGAGGCTGGTGGCAAGCTCAAAAATTAACAGCCGCTCATTAACGATTTTTGGGACAGGAGACACCCTGAAAGCCATCACGATGACTGCCAATAGCGGCTTTGTCAGAGCTGCCAACAACCAGGGTGTCAAGTTCAGCGTCTTCATCCATCAGCCCAGAGCGCTTACTGAGAGCAAAGAGGCCTTCGCCGTGCCCGTACCGAAAGACTTCCGCAGTGACAGTGCACGCTAG